The proteins below come from a single Triticum aestivum cultivar Chinese Spring chromosome 5D, IWGSC CS RefSeq v2.1, whole genome shotgun sequence genomic window:
- the LOC123123689 gene encoding uncharacterized protein isoform X1 — translation MRALVSPAPAAAAFLPRTPSPGASPRGATALSRHRSSSGGRAVAAGAAATGDHWGADDQQHHREQQQCRGGAGRGGTRRAGPSVQCDVDVVSWRERRVFASVAVAADVDTVWRIITDYERLADFVPNLVHSGRIPCPHEGRIWLEQRGLQQALYWHIEARVVLDLREVPDAVDGRELHFSMVDGDFKKFEGKWSVRAGPRSASAILLYEVNVIPRFNFPAIFLERIIRSDLPVNLTALAFRSEKMYLENHKFGPTKFTGAESKPLNLRSATVENDVISSSKFKEAPASSGFGGVLASPPPELNGKWGVYGSVCRLDRPCVVDEIHLRRFDGLLEREGAHRCVVASITVKAPVREVWNALTAYEKLPEIIPNLAISRILLRDNNKVRILQEGCKGLLYMVLHARVVMDLREKHEREISFEQVEGDFYSFKGKWRLGQLGDQHTLLKYMVETKMHKDTFLSESILEEVIYEDLPSNLCAIRDYVEKAEAERGNSTIHSDAPTNPDTVPLCYTEGRQSEQASVHCSSSSTRQRPKVPGLQKDIEVLKSELGSFIAKHGQNGFMPKRKHLRTHGRVDIEKAITRMGGFRKIATLMNLSLSYKNRKPRGYWDNLENLEEEIRRFQKNWGMDPSYMPSRKSFERAGRYDIARALEKWGGIQEVSRLLSLEPRRPRKQTDPDGELQPESPSAADATKHPSSSKADKASVPLDAQKWLLKLKDLDINWVEY, via the exons ATGCGGGCCCTCGTCTCCCCGGCCCCAGCCGCCGCCGCATTCCTCCCGCGGACCCCGAGCCCCGGCGCGAGCCCTCGAGGGGCCACAGCGCTCTCGCGGCACCGCTCTTCTTCCGGTGGCCGCGCTGTCGCCGCCGGGGCTGCTGCCACGGGCGACCACTGGGGCGCCGACGACCAGCAGCACCACCGGGAGCAGCAGCAGTGCCGCGGTGGCGCCGGCAGGGGCGGCACCAGGCGCGCGGGGCCCAGCGTGCAGTGCGACGTGGACGTGGTGTCGTGGCGCGAGCGGCGGGTGTTCGCGTCCGTGGCGGTGGCCGCCGACGTCGACACCGTCTGGCGCATCATCACCGACTACGAGCGCCTCGCCGACTTCGTCCCCAACCTCGTGCACAG TGGGAGGATCCCATGCCCGCACGAGGGCAGGATATGGCTGGAGCAGAGGGGGCTGCAGCAAGCGCTCTACTGGCACATCGAGGCGCGTGTCGTGCTCGATCTCCGGGAGGTCCCGGATGCC GTTGATGGACGAGAACTCCACTTCTCCATGGTCGATGGCGACTTTAAGAAATTCGAAGGGAAATGGTCTGTCAGGGCTGGTCCAAG GTCCGCTAGTGCGATTTTGCTGTATGAAGTTAATGTGATACCACGATTCAATTTTCCAGCAATATTTCTTGAGAGGATTATAAGGTCGGATCTTCCTGTGAATCTTACAGCCTTGGCTTTCAGATCTGAAAAAATGTATTTAGAAAACCATAAATTTGGACCTACAAAATTTACCGGTGCAGAGTCCAAGCCACTTAACTTGCGTAGTGCAACAGTCGAGAATGATGTCATATCTTCTAGTAAGTTCAAAGAAGCGCCTGCCTCTTCCGGTTTTGGTGGTGTGCTTGCTTCACCCCCTCCTGAGTTGAATGGGAAATGGGGTGTATATGGAAGTGTCTGCAGGCTTGATAGGCCTTGTGTGGTAGATGAGATCCATCTTCGACGATTTGATGGCCTCTTG GAGCGTGAAGGGGCTCACAGGTGTGttgttgctagtatcactgtgaAAGCACCAGTTCGAGAAGTATGGAATGCACTAACAGCATATGAAAAGTTACCCGA GATTATACCAAACCTGGCAATCAGTCGGATTCTTCTTCGTGATAATAACAAGGTTCGAATATTACAG GAGGGCTGCAAAGGCCTACTTTATATGGTTCTTCATGCCCGTGTTGTAATGGATCTTCGTGAGAAACATGAACGTGAGATCAGCTTTGAGCAAGTTGAGGGGGATTTCTACTCATTTAAAGGAAAATGGCGCCTCGGACAGCTTGGAGATCAGCACACACTGCTGAAGTATATGGTCGAGACTAAGATGCATAAAGATACCTTTCTCTCAGAGTCCATCCTTGAAGAG GTCATATACGAAGACCTTCCATCAAATTTATGTGCAATCCGTGATTATGTTGAAAAGGCAGAAGCTGAGAGAGGTAATTCCACAATTCACTCGGATGCGCCAACCAATCCAGATACTGTTCCTTTGTGTTACACAGAAGGACGACAGTCGGAGCAAGCATCTGTACATTGCTCTTCAAGTTCCACGAGGCAGAGACCAAAAGTTCCTGGCCTGCAAAAGGACATCGAGGTCCTGAAATCCGAACTTGGTAGTTTTATTGCAAAACATGGTCAGAATGGTTTCATGCCTAAGAGAAAACATCTTCGTACACATGGGAGAGTTGATATCGAGAAGGCTATAACACGGATGGGTGGGTTCAGGAAGATTGCTACCTTAATGAATCTTTCCCTTTCTTATAAAAATCGGAAACCAAGAGGTTATTGGGATAATCTGGAGAACTTGGAAGAAGAG ATCAGGAGATTCCAGAAGAACTGGGGGATGGACCCTTCTTATATGCCAAGTAGAAAATCTTTTGAGAGGGCAG GGCGCTACGACATTGCTCGCGCCCTGGAGAAATGGGGCGGGATACAGGAGGTCTCCCGGCTCCTCTCGCTTGAACCAAGGCGGCCCCGGAAGCAAACGGACCCTGACGGCGAGCTGCAGCCCGAATCGCCAAGCGCCGCCGACGCAACCAAGCACCCGAGCAGCAGCAAAGCAGACAAGGCGAGCGTGCCCCTGGACGCGCAGAAGTGGCTCCTGAAGCTCAAGGACCTGGACATCAACTGGGTCGAGTACTGA
- the LOC123123689 gene encoding uncharacterized protein isoform X2 has translation MRALVSPAPAAAAFLPRTPSPGASPRGATALSRHRSSSGGRAVAAGAAATGDHWGADDQQHHREQQQCRGGAGRGGTRRAGPSVQCDVDVVSWRERRVFASVAVAADVDTVWRIITDYERLADFVPNLVHSGRIPCPHEGRIWLEQRGLQQALYWHIEARVVLDLREVPDAVDGRELHFSMVDGDFKKFEGKWSVRAGPRSASAILLYEVNVIPRFNFPAIFLERIIRSDLPVNLTALAFRSEKMYLENHKFGPTKFTGAESKPLNLRSATVENDVISSSKFKEAPASSGFGGVLASPPPELNGKWGVYGSVCRLDRPCVVDEIHLRRFDGLLREGAHRCVVASITVKAPVREVWNALTAYEKLPEIIPNLAISRILLRDNNKVRILQEGCKGLLYMVLHARVVMDLREKHEREISFEQVEGDFYSFKGKWRLGQLGDQHTLLKYMVETKMHKDTFLSESILEEVIYEDLPSNLCAIRDYVEKAEAERGNSTIHSDAPTNPDTVPLCYTEGRQSEQASVHCSSSSTRQRPKVPGLQKDIEVLKSELGSFIAKHGQNGFMPKRKHLRTHGRVDIEKAITRMGGFRKIATLMNLSLSYKNRKPRGYWDNLENLEEEIRRFQKNWGMDPSYMPSRKSFERAGRYDIARALEKWGGIQEVSRLLSLEPRRPRKQTDPDGELQPESPSAADATKHPSSSKADKASVPLDAQKWLLKLKDLDINWVEY, from the exons ATGCGGGCCCTCGTCTCCCCGGCCCCAGCCGCCGCCGCATTCCTCCCGCGGACCCCGAGCCCCGGCGCGAGCCCTCGAGGGGCCACAGCGCTCTCGCGGCACCGCTCTTCTTCCGGTGGCCGCGCTGTCGCCGCCGGGGCTGCTGCCACGGGCGACCACTGGGGCGCCGACGACCAGCAGCACCACCGGGAGCAGCAGCAGTGCCGCGGTGGCGCCGGCAGGGGCGGCACCAGGCGCGCGGGGCCCAGCGTGCAGTGCGACGTGGACGTGGTGTCGTGGCGCGAGCGGCGGGTGTTCGCGTCCGTGGCGGTGGCCGCCGACGTCGACACCGTCTGGCGCATCATCACCGACTACGAGCGCCTCGCCGACTTCGTCCCCAACCTCGTGCACAG TGGGAGGATCCCATGCCCGCACGAGGGCAGGATATGGCTGGAGCAGAGGGGGCTGCAGCAAGCGCTCTACTGGCACATCGAGGCGCGTGTCGTGCTCGATCTCCGGGAGGTCCCGGATGCC GTTGATGGACGAGAACTCCACTTCTCCATGGTCGATGGCGACTTTAAGAAATTCGAAGGGAAATGGTCTGTCAGGGCTGGTCCAAG GTCCGCTAGTGCGATTTTGCTGTATGAAGTTAATGTGATACCACGATTCAATTTTCCAGCAATATTTCTTGAGAGGATTATAAGGTCGGATCTTCCTGTGAATCTTACAGCCTTGGCTTTCAGATCTGAAAAAATGTATTTAGAAAACCATAAATTTGGACCTACAAAATTTACCGGTGCAGAGTCCAAGCCACTTAACTTGCGTAGTGCAACAGTCGAGAATGATGTCATATCTTCTAGTAAGTTCAAAGAAGCGCCTGCCTCTTCCGGTTTTGGTGGTGTGCTTGCTTCACCCCCTCCTGAGTTGAATGGGAAATGGGGTGTATATGGAAGTGTCTGCAGGCTTGATAGGCCTTGTGTGGTAGATGAGATCCATCTTCGACGATTTGATGGCCTCTTG CGTGAAGGGGCTCACAGGTGTGttgttgctagtatcactgtgaAAGCACCAGTTCGAGAAGTATGGAATGCACTAACAGCATATGAAAAGTTACCCGA GATTATACCAAACCTGGCAATCAGTCGGATTCTTCTTCGTGATAATAACAAGGTTCGAATATTACAG GAGGGCTGCAAAGGCCTACTTTATATGGTTCTTCATGCCCGTGTTGTAATGGATCTTCGTGAGAAACATGAACGTGAGATCAGCTTTGAGCAAGTTGAGGGGGATTTCTACTCATTTAAAGGAAAATGGCGCCTCGGACAGCTTGGAGATCAGCACACACTGCTGAAGTATATGGTCGAGACTAAGATGCATAAAGATACCTTTCTCTCAGAGTCCATCCTTGAAGAG GTCATATACGAAGACCTTCCATCAAATTTATGTGCAATCCGTGATTATGTTGAAAAGGCAGAAGCTGAGAGAGGTAATTCCACAATTCACTCGGATGCGCCAACCAATCCAGATACTGTTCCTTTGTGTTACACAGAAGGACGACAGTCGGAGCAAGCATCTGTACATTGCTCTTCAAGTTCCACGAGGCAGAGACCAAAAGTTCCTGGCCTGCAAAAGGACATCGAGGTCCTGAAATCCGAACTTGGTAGTTTTATTGCAAAACATGGTCAGAATGGTTTCATGCCTAAGAGAAAACATCTTCGTACACATGGGAGAGTTGATATCGAGAAGGCTATAACACGGATGGGTGGGTTCAGGAAGATTGCTACCTTAATGAATCTTTCCCTTTCTTATAAAAATCGGAAACCAAGAGGTTATTGGGATAATCTGGAGAACTTGGAAGAAGAG ATCAGGAGATTCCAGAAGAACTGGGGGATGGACCCTTCTTATATGCCAAGTAGAAAATCTTTTGAGAGGGCAG GGCGCTACGACATTGCTCGCGCCCTGGAGAAATGGGGCGGGATACAGGAGGTCTCCCGGCTCCTCTCGCTTGAACCAAGGCGGCCCCGGAAGCAAACGGACCCTGACGGCGAGCTGCAGCCCGAATCGCCAAGCGCCGCCGACGCAACCAAGCACCCGAGCAGCAGCAAAGCAGACAAGGCGAGCGTGCCCCTGGACGCGCAGAAGTGGCTCCTGAAGCTCAAGGACCTGGACATCAACTGGGTCGAGTACTGA
- the LOC123123688 gene encoding G-type lectin S-receptor-like serine/threonine-protein kinase At1g34300, protein MRPPRGDLAVLCCCCFLLLPFLSHGKDMPLGSTLTPGGNSAAWSSPNSTFSLAFAPSPTAPSLSVAAVTYAGGISVWSAGAGAPVDSGGSLRLTSTGDLQLVNGSGAVLWSSGTAGRGVSAAALQESGNLVLKNSTGGALWQSFDHPTDTVVMSQNFASGMNLTSGPYVFAVDRATGNLTLKWATAGSATVTYFNKGYNSTFTANKTLSSPTLTMQTNGIVSLTDGTLNAPVVVAYSSNYGESGDMLRFVRLDSDGNFRAYSAGRGSGTATEQWSAVADQCEVFGYCGNMGVCGYNGTSPVCGCPSLNFELNDANNPRSGCKRKVELQNCPGNSTMLQLDNTQFLTYPPEITTEQFFVGITACRLNCLSGSSCVASTALSDGSGLCFLKVSNFVSAYQSASLPSTSFVKVCFPGQANPPLSTGGSSSSGSSGLRGWVVALVVLGVVSGLVLAEWALWWAFCRNSPKYGPASAQYALLEYASGAPVQFSYRELQRSTKGFKEKLGAGGFGAVYRGVLANRTVVAVKQLEGIEQGEKQFRMEVATISSTHHLNLVRLIGFCSEGRHRLLVYEFMKNGSLDSFLFGAGSSSDSGKAMSWATRFAVAVGTARGITYLHEECRDTIVHCDIKPENILLDEQHNAKVSDFGLAKLINPKDHRHRTLTSVRGTRGYLAPEWLANLPITVKSDVYSYGMVLLETVSGHRNFDISEETNRKKFSVWAYEEYEKGNLLPIVDRRLAGEDVDMAQVERALQVSFWCIQEQPSQRPSMGKVVQMLEGIMELERPPPPKSSDSFMTVTTATTGGGSGSGVSSSVASTFASSVAAPPAPVPSPNVEQEMSVGRSASARTREIASLPLRSSEPYMTM, encoded by the coding sequence ATGCGGCCTCCGCGGGGGGATCTCGCcgtcctctgctgctgctgcttcctcctcctccctttccTGTCCCATGGCAAGGACATGCCCCTGGGCTCCACCCTCACGCCGGGCGGCAACTCGGCCGCGTGGTCGTCGCCCAACTCCACCTTCTCCCTCGCCTTCGCGCCGTCCCCGACCGCGCCCTCGCTCTCCGTCGCCGCGGTCACCTACGCCGGCGGCATCTCCGTCTGGTCCGCGGGCGCCGGCGCGCCCGTCGACTCGGGGGGCTCGCTCCGCCTCACGTCCACCGGCGACCTGCAGCTGGTCAACGGCTCCGGCGCCGTGCTCTGGTCGTCCGGCACCGCCGGCCGGGGCGTCTCcgcggccgccctccaggagaGCGGCAACCTCGTGCTCAAGAACTCCACGGGGGGCGCCCTGTGGCAGTCCTTCGACCACCCGACGGACACCGTGGTCATGTCCCAGAACTTCGCCTCCGGCATGAACCTCACCTCGGGCCCCTACGTCTTCGCCGTCGACCGGGCCACCGGCAACCTCACGCTCAAGTGGGCCACCGCCGGCTCCGCCACCGTCACCTACTTCAACAAGGGCTACAACTCCACCTTCACCGCCAACAAGACGCTCAGCTCCCCGACGCTCACGATGCAGACCAACGGCATCGTCTCCCTCACCGACGGCACGCTCAACGCCCCCGTCGTCGTCGCCTACAGCAGCAACTACGGCGAGAGCGGCGACATGCTGCGCTTCGTGCGCCTCGACTCGGACGGCAACTTCCGCGCCTACAGCGCCGGGCGCGGCAGCGGCACGGCGACGGAGCAGTGGTCCGCGGTGGCCGACCAGTGCGAGGTGTTCGGCTACTGCGGCAACATGGGCGTGTGCGGCTACAACGGCACGTCGCCGGTGTGCGGGTGCCCGTCGCTGAACTTCGAGCTCAACGACGCCAACAACCCCCGCAGCGGGTGCAAGCGCAAGGTGGAGCTCCAGAACTGCCCGGGCAACTCCACCATGCTCCAGCTCGACAACACGCAGTTCCTCACCTACCCGCCGGAGATCACCACCGAGCAGTTCTTCGTCGGCATCACCGCGTGCCGCCTCAACTGCCTGTCCGGCAGCTCCTGCGTCGCCTCCACCGCGCTCTCCGACGGCTCCGGCCTCTGCTTCCTCAAGGTGTCCAACTTCGTCAGCGCATACCAGTCGGCGTCGCTCCCCAGCACGTCCTTCGTCAAGGTCTGTTTCCCCGGCCAGGCCAACCCGCCCCTCAGCACCGGCGGCTCGTCCTCCTCGGGGTCCTCCGGCCTGCGCGGGTGGGTCGTGGCGCTGGTCGTCCTCGGCGTGGTGTCCGGGCTGGTCCTCGCCGAGTGGGCGCTGTGGTGGGCGTTCTGCCGGAACAGCCCGAAGTACGGGCCGGCGTCTGCGCAGTACGCGCTGCTGGAGTACGCGTCCGGCGCGCCGGTGCAGTTCTCGTACCGCGAGCTGCAGCGGTCGACCAAGGGGTTCAAGGAGAAGCTGGGCGCGGGCGGGTTCGGCGCCGTGTACCGCGGCGTGCTGGCGAACCGGACGGTGGTGGCGGTGAAGCAGctggaggggatcgagcagggggAGAAGCAGTTCCGGATGGAGGTGGCCACCATCAGCAGCACGCACCACCTCAACCTGGTCCGCCTCATCGGCTTCTGCTCCGAGGGCCGGCACCGCCTGCTCGTCTACGAGTTCATGAAGAACGGCTCGCTGGACTCCTTCCTCTTCGGCGCCGGCAGCAGCAGCGACAGCGGCAAGGCGATGTCGTGGGCGACGCGGTTCGCGGTGGCCGTGGGCACGGCGCGCGGCATCACGTACCTGCACGAGGAGTGCCGCGACACCATCGTGCACTGCGACATCAAGCCGGAGAACATCCTGCTCGACGAGCAGCACAACGCCAAGGTGTCCGACTTCGGCCTCGCCAAGCTCATCAACCCCAAGGACCACCGGCACCGGACGCTCACCAGCGTGCGCGGCACCAGGGGGTACCTCGCGCCGGAGTGGCTCGCCAACCTGCCCATCACCGTCAAGTCGGACGTGTACAGCTACGGCATGGTGCTGCTCGAGACGGTGAGCGGCCACCGCAACTTCGACATCTCGGAGGAGACGAACCGGAAGAAGTTCTCGGTGTGGGCGTACGAGGAGTACGAGAAGGGGAACCTCCTGCCCATCGTGGACCGGCGGCTGGCCGGGGAGGATGTGGACATGGCGCAGGTGGAGCGCGCGCTGCAGGTGAGCTTCTGGTGCATCCAGGAGCAGCCGTCGCAGCGGCCGAGCATGGGCAAGGTGGTGCAGATGCTGGAGGGGATCATGGAGCTGGAGCGGCCGCCGCCGCCCAAGTCGTCGGACAGCTTCATGACAGTGACGACGGCCACCACGGGCGGCGGGTCGGGCAGCGGCGTGAGCAGCAGCGTGGCGTCCACGTTCGCGTCGTCGGTGGCGGCGCCTCCGGCGCCCGTGCCGTCGCCGAACGTGGAGCAGGAGATGTCCGTGGGGCGGTCGGCCTCCGCCCGCACCCGCGAGATCGCGTCGCTCCCGCTGCGCTCGTCGGAGCCGTACATGACAATGTAA